The DNA window CCGCGCACGGTTTTCGGTTTGATCTTGCGGGCGAATTGCGTGTTGATTCACCTCAACCAAGCGTCCGCGCACCATCGGGATTAAATCGGCTTCAAGCTGATAATCTGTCATTAAGCGCTCAAAGTCGGGTTGTTGATCAGGTTGAATATTCATTACAAAGGTATTGGGTGCCTCTTGCGGCAAAGATGCTTGCCAGCTTTGCAGCAGGTCTTGGCGCACAAAAGTCATTAAGACCAGAATAAAAATAACCAAGCCGAGTGAAATCAGCTGCAGCGTCACCAGGCCTGGCGAGCGTGCCAGTCCCGCCAGCGCAAGTCGAAGCCAACCTTGGGTTCTAGGTTGCAACTGTTGCAGCCCGATGAGTAATAGACGCGCTAATCCGTAGAGTACGGCTGCGCTGATAAACAAGGCAGGGATGGCCCAAACTAACAGTCGGTTACTCAGCAATAAGCCCATTAACGTGATGAGCAATAACAGGCTGACACCGACTAATACTAAGAAATTGGTTTTGTTTTCGGCTTGACGTAACACCCGTAATGGTGACACTTGGGTCGCTTGCCGAAAGGCGGGCCAAGCAAAGGTCCAAAGGGCGAGGGTGCCACTGAATAACCCCAGTGCAATCGCGGAGCCATAGCCCGGAATGACCAGCGGCACAAAATATTCAGCTAACAGCGGTCGGGCTAAATAAAACAGTCCTTGCCCCACCAGCACGCCCAATACACTGCCTAATAACGCTAAATAGGTCAGTTGCAGCGCAAACAGGCCGCTAAGCTGTCGGTTTGAGGCACCGGAGGCGCGCATCAGTGCCATCGAAGCCGTCCAGCGTTGAAGGTAAAAACGGCTGGCAATTAAAATCGCCAGGCCTGCAATGAGCACGGTAGCTAAGGCCGAGAGGTCTAAAAACAGCCAAGCGGTATCCATCGCACGCTCTAAATCATCGGTGGGTGCGCGTGCGCTTTGAATTTGCCAATGTGCCGTGTTTTGCTGTTCAAGGGTTTGTTGAAAGGCGGCGATACTGCGAAGGTCACCGGCCAGACCGAGTTCATAATTAACGCGACTGCCCGGACCAATCAGCCCAAGCTGTTGCACTTGATCCAATGACATGATGACTTGGGGCGCAAACTGACTAAAGGTCGCTTGAAACACATCTTGCCCACTCAGCCAATCGGCGACTGTAAATTCACCATTGCCCAAGGCTAGGCGCTGACCCGCCTGTAGGTTTAGCAAGCCCATTAATTGGGGGTCAGCTAATACCTGTG is part of the Thiomicrospira microaerophila genome and encodes:
- a CDS encoding ABC transporter permease — protein: MKALVSNVSVSARWFWRGFKRGDWLWLWLAVVIASASVTLVEQLAQTVHKSMLTKAAESLSADLVLRSTRPIEASWRQQAEQQGLQTSYQISFTTMAMHSNEQEDSFQMVLLKGIEPNYPLRGQLLTEQGLDFNQLDTSQVLADPQLMGLLNLQAGQRLALGNGEFTVADWLSGQDVFQATFSQFAPQVIMSLDQVQQLGLIGPGSRVNYELGLAGDLRSIAAFQQTLEQQNTAHWQIQSARAPTDDLERAMDTAWLFLDLSALATVLIAGLAILIASRFYLQRWTASMALMRASGASNRQLSGLFALQLTYLALLGSVLGVLVGQGLFYLARPLLAEYFVPLVIPGYGSAIALGLFSGTLALWTFAWPAFRQATQVSPLRVLRQAENKTNFLVLVGVSLLLLITLMGLLLSNRLLVWAIPALFISAAVLYGLARLLLIGLQQLQPRTQGWLRLALAGLARSPGLVTLQLISLGLVIFILVLMTFVRQDLLQSWQASLPQEAPNTFVMNIQPDQQPDFERLMTDYQLEADLIPMVRGRLVEVNQHAIRPQDQTENRARRLLEREANIALLDAPPSYNLITAKLDPNLRQAAIPSVSVEAEIATLFGLQLGDILTFDLIGQKFDYQITGFREVDWQSFRLNFFFVLEPQAERQLPVTYITNFRSSLSPEDTSQLRRQLNQQLAGVLWVDAREMIAQIQLIMQQASMAVSILYLFTLVSSLIVIFTATRASQLGRLRSWLLLRTLGAQQGDIVKIGLTEFVLIGLLAGVFAASLGQIASLLIGYFWLGVSPQLNPTLWLVSISASVMLLLAIGWLTQRHPLRQTPKQLLQQLQTDS